From one Ammospiza caudacuta isolate bAmmCau1 chromosome 8, bAmmCau1.pri, whole genome shotgun sequence genomic stretch:
- the STK36 gene encoding serine/threonine-protein kinase 36 — MPPRGRRGARGRGLAAPPRPPCLGSSAAPSRAMENYHVLERIGEGSFGHVYKGRRRHSAQVVALKFIPKVGRSEKELKNLQREIEIVRDLHHPNIIQMLDSFETANEVVVVTDYAEGELFQILEDDGTLPESQVQAIAAQLISALYYLHSHRILHRDMKPQNILLGKDGVVKLCDFGFARAMSIHTMVLTSIKGTPLYMSPELVEERPYDHTADLWSVGCILYELFVGTPPFYTNSIFQLVSLIIKDPVKWPVTMSPVFRDFLQGLLMKDPQERLSWPELLSHPFIAGRVTVIDDTEEHGISNPFTMKLSPELQALKEQQVHSMVPRSSSSRILRKAQQKMVEETQKKGQLKAGDPSMKDSVNGHPTPRPRPRPASGKAAPEEREPLAASNEKSPYLLQGKSSTAEFEEFEESPPTPGQHSLSQDYEWEFLGAGSPPQPDAGRAEPCSRHSIVDLETEELESDEEWQQLSEDTEASAMQLSMPLGLLRDPAFQHRVRDRLADSAQQVLEGMLEGASHLRSVLRVIGNLLSTQCDAELLDHFCQELNVPLSLLCLAKQILESAVTKQQPWCIAVLTDLLMVTKVYFSSECSLEESGQKDSLQESADCFLALLPELLAVPVDSEMRLCQQSLLCFTQLCESLDTTDPCISAQFYTRLQEEHQPLLDRLLQESILEQPALRGAAVEGKSAQDQSPCVAELFLAALAAACSIPLERSSCREAKQQVAYAVAENLMEGESQQLARLLERLEDPGCSLNILKILYAGCHAYPNLCHHLGRNQPLWGSLMQILQGEVPVLEVTQEAACEASLYLLALLTLQLQASPPRCEEMVALAVDLITQSPVVSLVGAAAFLLAQLSRHGVALELQREKILPVVTNVLTAPAELQLPLPMGAGLYDGLFFLLLKLLEQEDVVLEQGFASSELWSLVCHCVAVVLHVGTTSAVLEEDPPPSAGDPTAEPDWNLLSPQGTLLFLSLALSIFTRESQQCLPQLSQSHGVLMVTLKRLLSPGFLACVAEMQAGKDGDPEVVPDVVIQVCQLLSFPFALDVDKDTLALIMEAVRDTQIPAQLLQVCAHHLPFSFTELPMGLLCQFVVSDIQVIDQVVREAAASEHIFAFLKSVLSSDNVILTSDLLSLLTHVARASSEHLPFLQRILRDSDVADQPLTYLLSHKQHLIRARTCNLLGNLLRHSFSPELQSQPGWLERLLECLWDPASSVRRAATFAVGNAACHASCPAETLGRAVPALTRLLSDSRAQTCHNAALALSNLGQRGEELRDLLIQSGAVDRLLQVTCQDPRKAVREGALEALRALSQHPGIQQVLLSLKATERLAALAAVSPHTPFARHCEPLFRRRCEQLLRRLAAPSGRAGPSPLSPRTGAER, encoded by the exons ATGCCGCCCCGCGGGAGGAGAGGTGCCCGCGGAAGGGGACTCGCTGCTCCACCCCGGCCTCCGTGCCTCGGCAGCTCGGCGGCCCCGTCCCGGGCGATGGAGAATTACCACGTCCTGGAGAGGATCGGAGAAGGGTCCTTCGGGCACGTGTACAAGGGGCGCCGGAGGCACAGCGCCCAG GTGGTGGCCTTGAAGTTCATCCCCAAGGTGGGGCGGTCTGAGAAGGAGCTGAAGAACCTGCAGCGGGAAATTGAGATTGTGAGAGACctccatcaccccaacatcaTCCAGATGCTTGACAGCTTTGAGACTGCTAATGAG GTGGTGGTAGTGACTGACTATGCAGAGGGAGAGCTCTTCCAGATCCTGGAGGATGATGGGACCTTGCCTGAGAGCCAG GTCCAGGCCATAGCTGCCCAACTCATCTCTGCTCTCTATTACCTGCACTCCCACCGCATCCTGCACCGTGACATGAAACCCCAGAACATCCTGCTGGGCAAAGATGGTGTTGTCAAGCTCTGTGACTTTGG GTTTGCCCGTGCCATGAGCATCCACACCATGGTGCTGACGTCCATCAAGGGCACCCCGCTGTACATGTCCCCTGAGCTGGTGGAAGAGCGGCCGTATGACCACACAGCAGACCTGTGGTCTGTGGGCTGCATCCTGTACGAGCTGTTTGTGGGCACCCCTCCCTTCTACACCAACAGCATCTTCCAGCTGGTCAGCCTCATCATCAAGGACCCTGTCAAATGGCCTGTGACCATGAGCCCAGTGTTCAGG gattTCCTTCAGGGATTACTGATGAAGGACCCCCAGGAGCGCCTGTCAtggccagagctgctttctCACCCCTTCATTGCTGGACGTGTTACTG TGATTGATGACACAGAAGAGCATGGGATTTCAAACCCCTTCACCATGAAGCTGTCTCCAGAGCTGCAGGCCCTGAAGGAGCAGCAAGTCCATTCCATGGTCCCTAGGAGCAGCTCGTCCAGGATCTTGAGAAAGGCCCAGCAGAAGATGGTTGAAGAGACACAGAAAAAG GGTCAACTGAAGGCAGGTGATCCATCTATGAAGGATTCTGTCAATGGACATCCCACACCTAGACCTAGACCTAGACCAGCATCAGGGAAGGCAGCCCCCGAGGAGAGGGAGCCATTGGCTGCCTCCAATGAGAAGAGTCCGTATCTCCTGCAAggaaagagcagcacagcagagtttGAGGAGTTTGAGGAGTCTCCTCCCACCCCAGG gcagcacagcctctcTCAAGACTATGAGTGGGAGTTTCTTGGAGCAGGTTCCCCTCCACAGCCTgatgctggcagggcagagccctgcagcaggcacagcattGTGGACCTGGAGACTGAG GAGCTGGAGAGTGATGAGGAGTGGCAGCAGCTGAGTGAGGACACTGAGGCCTCAGCCATGCAGCTGAGCATGCCTCTGGGCCTGCTGAGGGATCCAGCTTTCCAGCACCGTGTCCGGGACCGCCTGGCAGACTCTGCTCAGCAG GTGCTGGAAGGGATGCTGGAGGGAGCCTCCCATCTTCGTTCTGTGCTTCGTGTTATTGGCAACCTCCTGTCTACCCAGTGTGATGCTGAGCTGCTGGACCACTTCTGCCAAGAGCTGAatgtgcctctgtccctgctgtgtctaGCCAAGCAGATCCTGGAAAGTGCTGTCACCAAGCAG cagccctggtgtATCGCTGTGCTGACAGACCTCCTCATGGTGACCAAAGTTTATTTCAGCAGTGAATGTAGCCTGGAGGAGAGTGGGCAAAAGGACAG TCTGCAGGAGAGTGCTGACTGcttcctggccctgctgccggagctgctggctgtgccagtCGACAGTGAGATGAGACTCTGCCAGCAAAGCCTCTTG TGCTTCACCCAGCTCTGTGAGAGCCTGGACACAACAGACCCTTGTATCTCTGCACAATTCTACACCAGGCTGCAAGAGGAGCATCAGCCCCTGCTGGACAGACTCCTTCAAGAATCCATCTTAGAGCAGCCTGCTCTTCGAG gtgcAGCAGTGGAAGGCAAGTCAGCCCAGGACCAGAGCCCATGTGTGGCAGAGCTCTTCCTGGCTGCATTGGCTGCTGCATGCAGCATCCCCCTGGAGAGAAGCAGCTGTCGGGAAGCCAAGCAGCAG GTTGCTTATGCAGTAGCTGAAAACCTTATGGAAGGAGAGAGTCAGCAGCTTGCAAGACTGCTGGAGAGACTGGAGGACCCAGGCTGCTCCTTGAACATCCTGAAG ATCCTCTATGCTGGCTGCCATGCCTACCCCAACCTGTGCCATCACCTGGGAAGGAACCAGCCTCTGTGGGGTTCCCTCATGCAGATCTTGCAGGGTGAG GTCCCTGTGCTGGAGGTGACCCAGGAGGCAGCCTGTGAAGCCTCTCTGtacctgctggccctgctcaccctgcagcTTCAGGCATCCCCTCCCAG GTGTGAGGAGATGGTTGCCCTGGCTGTGGATCTCATCACCCAGTCTCCTGTTGTGTCCCTTGTG GGTGCTGCAGCAtttctcctggcacagctcagtcGGCATGGGGTGGCTTTGGAGCTCCAGAGAGAAAAGATCCTACCAGTGGTAACAAATGTGCTGACTGCACCTGCTGAG ctgcagctccccctgccaaTGGGTGCTGGTCTCTATGATGGgttgtttttcctcctgctgaaaCTCCTTGAACAG GAGGATGTGGTCTTGGAGCAGGGCTTTGCTTCCTCTGAGCTATGGAGCCTGGTCTGCCATTGTGTAGCTGTGGTGCTTCATGTGGGCACCACCAGTGCAGTGCTGGAGGAAGATCCACCTCCAAGTGCTGGTGACCCCACGGCAGAGCCAGACTGGAACCTCCTCTCCCCTCAAG GAACCCTGTTATTCCTCAGCCTGGCCCTCAGCATCTTCACTCGTGAGTCCCAACAGTGTCTGCCTCAGCTCAGCCAGTCTCATGGTGTCCTCATGGTGACACTGAAGAGACTGCTGTCCCCTGGCTTCTTGGCATGCGTGGCAGAGAT GCAAGCAGGAAAAGATGGGGACCCTGAGGTTGTCCCAGATGTCGTCATCCAGGTCTGCCAGctcctctctttcccttttGCCCTGGATGTGGATAAAGACACCTTAGCACTGATTATGGAGGCTGTGAGAGATACCCagatccctgcccagctgctaCAG GTCTGCGCTCACCATCTGCCCTTCTCGTTCACCGAGCTCCCCATGGGCCTCTTGTGCCAATTTGTGGTGTCTGATATACAGGTCATAGACCAAGTGGTGAGGGAAGCTGCTGCCTCGGAGCACATTTTTGCCTTCTTGAAGTCTGTCTTGTCCTCAGACAATGTCATACTCACAAGTGACCTTCTGTCTCTCCTGACCCACGTGGCCCGGGCCAGTTCCGAGCACCTGCCCTTTCTCCAGAGGATCCTGAGGGACTCTGATGTGGCTGACCAGCCACTGACCTACCTGCTCAGCCACAAGCAACACCTGATACGGGCCAGAACCTGCAACTTGCTGGGCAACCTGCTCCGGCACAGCttttccccagagctgcagagccagccgGGTTggctggagaggctgctggagtgCCTGTGGGACCCGGCGAGCAGCGTGCGCAGGGCAGCCACCTTCGCGGTGGGCAACGCCGCCTGCCACGCATCCTGCCCGGCGGAGACGCTgggccgggccgtgcccgcGCTGACCCGGCTGCTGAGCGACTCTCGGGCCCAGACGTGCCACAACGCGGCCctggccctgagcaacctgggccAGCGCGGGGAGGAGCTGCGGGATCTGCTGATCCAGAGCGGGGCCGTCGACCGCCTGCTGCAGGTGACCTGCCAGGACCCGCGCAAGGCCGTGCGGGAGGGAGCCCTCGAGGCGCTGCGAGCCCTCAGCCAGCACCCGGGGATCCAGCAG GTCCTGCTGTCCCTCAAAGCCACCGAGAGGCTGGCGGCGCTGGCCGCTGTCAGTCCCCATACGCCTTTTGCCCGGCACTGCGAGCCGCTCTTCCGCCGCCGGTGCGAGCAGCTCCTCCGCCGCCTCGCAGCTCCGTCCGGCCGCGCGGGGCCCAGCCCGCTGTCGCCGCGTACCGGCGCTGAGCGGTGA
- the RNF25 gene encoding E3 ubiquitin-protein ligase RNF25, translating to MAAAAEEAEATDWALPPEVEVLESIYLEELQVARGMGRWEPWEISITLHPATAQDQDSQYVRFTLVLSVPPQYPDKAPEISIRNPRGLSDEQIQKISQTLRSVAEARLGTEVLYELIEKGKEILTDNNIPQGQCVICLYGFQEKEAFTKTHCYHYFHSHCLARYAQHMEEEILMQQEEREQHLAPSPKQEVGVQCPVCRETLVYDLCALKAAPPPQHPLEPYRPDAKVLQHQEELRLIFKRQQEKGGIIDPEAERNRYFISLQAPPAAVDPGQAATVSELSVSARAADVPQPPSQASAPEPAGASEPRVEPRQPERCALPREQLSKRERHRGERPGSRGGGRQLCSGSQEAGEEACHPLHGSRVFSQRAECRPAGRHSQEFSKPPSRSRAAPLAERRELCREDPSPATETVDLKEEHHDVEKWSTEEGTEARGRKKENLMFNRSDHKAAPNWQGHHRPWDCGRWERSRVQERGSYPRAPRGRGVFRPSGHREAHLEKESGS from the exons ATGGCGGCCGCCGCTGAGGAAGCCGAGGCGACGGACTG GGCGCTGCCGCCGGAGGTGGAGGTGCTGGAGTCCATctacctggaggagctgcaggtggcgCGGGGCATGGGCAG GTGGGAGCCCTGGGAGATCAGCATCACCCTGCACCCTGCCACGGCCCAGGACCAGGACTCCCAGTACGTCCGCTTCACCCTGGTGCTCTCCGTGCCCCCTCAG TATCCTGATAAAGCTCCGGAGATCTCCATCAGGAATCCACGGGGGCTGTCAGATGAGCAGATTCAAAA GATTTCCCAGACCCTCAGAAGTGTTGCTgaagccaggctggggacagaggtgcTCTATGAACTGATCGAG AAGGGAAAGGAGATCCTCACTGACAACAATATTCCTCAAGGACAGTGTGTAATCTGCCTCTATGGATTCCAG GAGAAAGAAGCCTTCACAAAGACCCACTGCTACCACTACTTCCACTCCCACTGTCTGGCCCGCTATGCCCAGCACATGGAGGAGGAGATCCTcatgcagcaggaggagagggagcagcaccTTGCACCATCCCCCAAACAG GAGGTTGGTGTGCAGTGCCCTGTCTGCCGGGAGACCCTGGTCTATGATCTCTGTGCTCTGAAGGCAGCGCCGCCCCCGCAGCACCCTCTG GAGCCATACAGGCCAGATGCCAaggtgctgcagcaccaggaagAACTGCGCCTGATTTTCAAGAGACAGCAAGAAAAAGGGGGAATCATCGACCCCGAGGCAGAGAGGAACCGATATTTCATCAGCCTCCAGGCG cctccagctgctgtgGATCCAGGCCAAGCAGCCACTGTCTCCGAGCTGTCGGTGAGTGCCCGCGCTGCGGACGTGCCCCAGCCGCCCAGCCAAGCCTCAGCTCCCGAGCCAGCCGGGGCATCAGAACCCAGGGTGGAACCCAGGCAGCCTGAGAGgtgtgctctgcccagagaGCAATTGAGCAAGAGGGAGAGGCACAGAGGGGAGAGGCCAGGCTCCAGAGGTGggggcaggcagctgtgcagtgGCTCACAAGAAGCAGGAGAGGAAGCCTGTCATCCACTCCATGGCTCCAGGGTCTTCAGCCAGAGGGCAGAGTGTAGACCTGCTGGACGGCACAGCCAGGAGTTTTCAAAGCCTCCCAGTAgaagcagggctgctcccttgGCTGAAAGAAGGGAGTTGTGCCGTGAAGATCCCTCACCAGCAACAGAAACTGTGGACTTGAAAGAGGAGCACCATGACGTGGAGAAATGGAGCACAGAGGAGGGGACTGAGGCCCGGGGCAGGAAAAAGGAGAACCTGATGTTCAACCGCAGTGACCACAAAGCTGCCCCCAACTGGCAGGGCCACCACAGACCCTGGGATTGTGGAAGGTGGGAGAGGTCAAGAGTTCAGGAGCGTGGTTCCTACCCCAGAGCACCAAGAGGGCGAGGGGTGTTCAGGCCCAGTGGACATCGAGAAGCCCATCTTGAGAAGGAGAGTGGCTCCTAG